A stretch of Myceligenerans xiligouense DNA encodes these proteins:
- a CDS encoding Vms1/Ankzf1 family peptidyl-tRNA hydrolase codes for MKIDWLKPLLGHPGPFATVYLDATPSDKAADRDVANRWRAARKSLAARGAPDDVLDSMEEAARRPTWEPGLHGRVVIADDTGVLVDRVLHEAPTADLTAWSNVPELLQAVRAADESVELLVVAVDRKGADFTRTGVGGRVYEEFAAPDDEIAKTGSTGTKRARIESRAEDSWEKNASAIAAEVDRRVEETAPELVVLTGDVRTVAGVRDAVGRTVAEICVEIPGGVRGGPATVGGASAVGGAASGGVFADRVAEALDSYRERRRERVLAELRQGLGRDEGAVSSVDDVVAVLGRAQVAELVLAEDYGTGNGQVNGRTLWIGPEPVHIASDRADLEALGVRDGLEELPAAVALVRAAIAQDAGLTFAPEGSVGVGAGGLVDGVAATLRWHDGHTPHEYAATMSGDDTRLRGERTRG; via the coding sequence ATGAAGATCGACTGGCTCAAGCCGCTCCTCGGACACCCAGGACCCTTCGCCACCGTGTACCTGGACGCGACCCCGTCCGACAAGGCCGCCGACCGCGACGTCGCGAACCGGTGGCGGGCGGCGCGGAAGTCACTCGCGGCGCGGGGCGCCCCGGACGACGTCCTGGACAGCATGGAGGAGGCGGCCCGGCGTCCGACGTGGGAGCCGGGTCTGCACGGCAGGGTCGTCATCGCCGACGACACCGGCGTGCTGGTGGACCGTGTCCTGCACGAGGCGCCGACGGCGGACCTGACCGCGTGGTCGAACGTGCCCGAGCTGCTCCAGGCGGTCCGCGCCGCGGACGAGTCCGTGGAGCTGCTGGTGGTCGCTGTCGACCGGAAGGGCGCGGACTTCACGCGGACCGGCGTCGGCGGCCGGGTGTACGAGGAGTTCGCGGCCCCGGACGACGAGATCGCCAAGACCGGGTCGACGGGGACCAAGCGCGCCCGGATCGAGTCGCGTGCCGAGGACTCGTGGGAGAAGAACGCGTCGGCGATCGCGGCCGAGGTGGACCGGCGCGTGGAGGAGACCGCTCCCGAGCTGGTGGTCCTCACGGGCGACGTGCGCACCGTCGCGGGCGTGCGCGATGCCGTGGGCCGCACTGTCGCGGAGATCTGTGTCGAGATCCCCGGCGGCGTGCGGGGCGGTCCGGCGACGGTCGGCGGCGCGAGCGCGGTGGGCGGCGCCGCGAGCGGCGGGGTCTTCGCCGACCGGGTCGCCGAGGCGCTGGACAGCTACCGCGAGCGGCGGCGCGAGCGCGTGCTCGCCGAGCTGCGGCAGGGCCTGGGGCGCGACGAGGGCGCCGTGTCGTCGGTGGACGACGTCGTCGCCGTGCTCGGCCGTGCCCAGGTGGCCGAGCTCGTCCTGGCGGAGGACTACGGGACGGGCAACGGGCAGGTGAACGGCCGCACGCTGTGGATCGGTCCGGAGCCGGTGCACATCGCGTCCGACCGTGCCGACCTGGAGGCGCTGGGCGTGCGTGACGGGCTCGAGGAGCTGCCGGCGGCGGTGGCGCTGGTGCGCGCCGCGATCGCCCAGGACGCGGGCCTCACCTTCGCGCCCGAGGGTTCGGTCGGCGTCGGGGCCGGCGGCCTCGTCGACGGGGTGGCGGCCACGCTGCGCTGGCACGACGGGCACACACCGCACGAGTACGCCGCGACCATGTCGGGAGACGACACGCGGCTTCGTGGGGAACGGACTCGCGGCTGA
- a CDS encoding chorismate mutase, producing the protein MTSDPAASAMPSEILRLRASIDNIDAALVHLLAERFTLTRQVGELKAVGNMPPADPSRDAQQIERLTAIAESSGLDPDFAVQFRQFIVSEVIRRHELIAREHAGETLPELDTYA; encoded by the coding sequence ATGACCTCGGATCCTGCTGCCTCGGCGATGCCCTCGGAGATCCTGCGCCTGCGCGCGAGCATCGACAACATCGACGCCGCTCTGGTGCACCTGCTGGCTGAACGTTTCACGCTGACCCGCCAGGTGGGGGAGCTCAAGGCCGTCGGCAACATGCCGCCGGCCGATCCCTCGCGTGACGCCCAGCAGATCGAGCGCCTCACGGCCATCGCGGAGTCCTCGGGCCTCGACCCGGACTTCGCCGTGCAGTTCCGGCAGTTCATCGTCAGTGAGGTCATCAGGCGCCACGAGCTCATCGCGCGCGAGCACGCGGGCGAGACCTTGCCGGAGCTCGACACGTACGCTTGA
- a CDS encoding ATP-binding protein, which yields MSTQSSTRPGQWRLARVEVVNWGTFTGHHRIDVARKGFLLTGHSGSGKSSLVDAVAAVLTPPSELRFNAAAAAAVAGGREDRSVTSYVRGAWRHRTDGATGEAVAETLRPATTWSGVLLRYEDGTGRLATLVRLMLLRRAAAQAADLYVYQPGEADLLDLEPFVRTGLDAPGLRQHMPEATVSDRHAGFAAAFSERLGVGDPSALVLLHRTQSAKNLGSLDDLFRDYMLDEPITFGLAEAAAQQFAEVSRAHGRIADARRQVEALDRLAPLCRRFDDGARSAVQAATLHGSLEPYRDAIKLELASAALGDAQRHEDAATHDRDAADAEVEQAASAHRQAVSVLQVRGGQALATQGDRLQRAGEIAALTRTRRGELAADLESVGLSAPESFGEFSALRELARSELATGEGAGAGAVTGSMPVLTGAAAQMRKAHEARAAVAAEHAAISAQVQALRTSGSNLPAELLAARRAVCDATGISETALRFAAELLQVRPGEERWTGAIERVLRPLATTLLVPSAHRDAVREAVDSMDLGTRLEYRVVGVRQDAPRAASSPDSLIHKVEVADGPASGWLQRHLSDYDYLCVTDASGLDDAERAVTLAGQVKHASDHVTKDDTAADPATWVLGGDITEKLDHLLGKARDVQSRLTAAEEAVAAATAAERERLRRAFALRQVQRREWHDVDIESAEQVLVEAQGTFDSLLSGTQDLAAAKHDVTGAERRLSAARTAASEAADVLAEARAARRAIERVVEELRGTVSRAIPEEHRAELERRYAEVRPTVTHDVVDEVSLVVSRALDGEREAGLRGSGAAEREITELLGEFRRSWPALTRDIGAGVGDRGRYLELAEDIRTRRLPELEDELERMLSGGAQRALDRLAAEIRQAPSVIRERIVPVNESLRRSEYAPGRYLEIRVKEQQPAAVREFLDALDGLATDRSTAMPRLERLMRRLASADPADRAWRTLCLDTRRHVRFTGVELDGAGLTLDVHESSAGLSGGQRQKLVVFCLAAALRYRLSTLDDGTTPAYGSVILDEAFDKADTEFTRTAMDTFRDFGFHMILATPLKLLQTLEEYVGGVGLATCPDGRESRIDVVALDPTPVVERTSAA from the coding sequence GTGAGCACGCAGAGCAGCACGCGACCCGGACAGTGGCGCCTCGCCCGCGTCGAGGTGGTCAACTGGGGCACGTTCACGGGTCATCACCGCATCGACGTCGCCCGCAAGGGCTTCCTCCTCACCGGTCACTCCGGGTCGGGCAAGTCCTCCCTGGTCGATGCCGTGGCCGCCGTCCTCACACCGCCGTCGGAGCTCCGGTTCAACGCCGCGGCGGCGGCGGCCGTCGCGGGCGGCCGTGAGGACCGGTCGGTGACGAGCTACGTCCGGGGCGCGTGGCGGCACCGCACCGACGGCGCCACGGGTGAGGCCGTCGCCGAGACGCTGCGCCCCGCCACGACGTGGAGCGGGGTGCTGCTGCGCTACGAGGACGGCACCGGCCGCCTCGCCACGCTCGTCCGCCTCATGCTCCTGCGGCGTGCCGCGGCCCAGGCCGCCGACCTGTACGTGTACCAGCCCGGCGAGGCCGATCTCCTCGACCTGGAGCCCTTCGTCCGGACCGGGCTCGACGCGCCGGGGCTGCGTCAGCACATGCCCGAGGCCACGGTGTCGGACCGGCACGCCGGCTTCGCGGCCGCGTTCAGCGAGCGCCTCGGCGTCGGCGACCCGAGCGCGCTCGTGCTGCTGCACCGCACGCAGTCGGCCAAGAACCTGGGCAGCCTGGACGACCTGTTCCGCGACTACATGCTGGACGAGCCGATCACGTTCGGTCTCGCCGAGGCCGCGGCGCAGCAGTTCGCCGAGGTGTCACGTGCCCACGGCCGGATCGCGGACGCGCGGCGGCAGGTCGAGGCGCTGGACCGGCTGGCCCCGCTGTGCCGGCGGTTCGACGACGGCGCCAGGTCGGCCGTCCAGGCGGCGACGCTGCACGGCTCGCTGGAACCGTACCGGGACGCGATCAAGCTCGAGCTCGCGTCGGCCGCGCTCGGCGACGCGCAGCGCCACGAGGACGCTGCCACGCACGACCGGGACGCGGCGGACGCCGAGGTGGAGCAGGCAGCGAGCGCCCACCGGCAGGCGGTGAGCGTGCTCCAGGTGCGCGGCGGCCAGGCGCTGGCGACGCAGGGTGACCGGCTCCAGCGCGCGGGTGAGATCGCGGCGCTGACCCGCACGCGGCGCGGGGAGCTCGCGGCGGATCTGGAGTCCGTGGGGCTGTCGGCGCCGGAGTCGTTCGGGGAGTTCTCCGCGCTGCGCGAGCTCGCGCGGTCGGAGCTGGCGACGGGCGAAGGCGCCGGGGCGGGCGCCGTGACCGGATCCATGCCGGTGCTCACGGGCGCGGCGGCGCAGATGCGCAAGGCGCACGAGGCGCGCGCGGCGGTCGCCGCCGAACATGCCGCGATCTCGGCGCAGGTGCAGGCGCTGCGGACCTCGGGGAGCAATCTGCCGGCCGAGTTGCTGGCCGCGCGCCGTGCGGTGTGCGACGCGACGGGGATCAGCGAGACCGCGCTGCGGTTCGCGGCGGAGCTGTTGCAGGTCCGGCCCGGCGAGGAGCGCTGGACCGGCGCGATCGAGCGGGTGCTGCGCCCGCTGGCCACGACGCTGCTGGTGCCGTCGGCGCACCGGGACGCGGTGCGGGAGGCCGTCGACTCGATGGATCTCGGCACCCGTCTGGAGTACCGGGTGGTGGGGGTGCGCCAGGACGCGCCGCGTGCGGCGTCGAGCCCGGATTCGCTGATCCACAAGGTGGAGGTGGCGGACGGTCCGGCGTCGGGCTGGCTGCAGCGCCACCTGTCGGACTACGACTACCTCTGCGTGACCGATGCCTCCGGTCTCGACGACGCCGAGCGGGCCGTCACCCTCGCGGGTCAGGTCAAGCATGCGAGCGACCACGTGACGAAGGACGACACGGCGGCCGATCCGGCCACGTGGGTCCTCGGCGGGGACATCACCGAGAAGCTCGACCACCTGCTCGGGAAGGCCCGTGACGTGCAGTCCCGCCTCACCGCGGCGGAGGAGGCCGTCGCCGCGGCGACGGCCGCCGAGCGGGAGCGGCTGCGGCGGGCCTTCGCCCTGCGGCAGGTGCAGCGCCGGGAGTGGCACGACGTGGACATCGAGTCCGCCGAGCAGGTCCTGGTCGAGGCGCAGGGGACGTTCGACTCGCTCCTGAGCGGGACCCAGGACCTCGCGGCCGCCAAGCACGACGTCACGGGCGCCGAGCGTCGCCTGTCCGCCGCCCGCACCGCCGCGTCGGAGGCGGCGGACGTGCTGGCCGAGGCGCGGGCCGCCCGGCGCGCGATCGAGCGGGTGGTGGAGGAGCTGCGTGGGACGGTGTCCCGCGCGATCCCGGAGGAGCACCGGGCCGAGCTGGAGCGGCGTTACGCGGAGGTCCGGCCGACGGTCACGCACGATGTGGTCGACGAGGTGTCGCTCGTGGTGTCGCGCGCGCTCGACGGCGAGCGGGAGGCCGGGCTGCGCGGTTCGGGCGCGGCGGAGCGGGAGATCACCGAGCTGCTCGGTGAGTTCCGGCGGAGCTGGCCCGCCCTGACGCGGGACATCGGTGCCGGGGTCGGTGACCGGGGGCGCTACCTCGAGCTCGCCGAGGACATCCGCACCCGGCGGCTGCCCGAGCTGGAGGACGAGCTGGAACGGATGCTGTCCGGCGGGGCGCAGCGTGCGCTGGACCGGCTCGCGGCGGAGATCCGCCAGGCGCCGTCGGTGATCCGGGAGCGGATCGTGCCGGTGAACGAGTCGTTGCGCCGGTCGGAGTACGCACCCGGGCGGTACCTGGAGATCCGGGTCAAGGAGCAGCAGCCGGCGGCCGTGCGCGAGTTCCTGGACGCGCTGGACGGCCTCGCGACGGACCGGAGCACGGCGATGCCGAGGCTGGAGCGCCTGATGCGGCGGCTGGCGTCGGCGGACCCGGCCGACCGGGCGTGGCGCACCCTGTGCCTGGACACGCGGCGGCACGTGCGGTTCACGGGCGTCGAGCTGGACGGGGCGGGTCTGACGCTGGACGTGCACGAGTCGTCGGCCGGGCTGTCCGGTGGCCAGCGCCAGAAGCTGGTGGTGTTCTGCCTGGCGGCGGCGCTGCGGTACCGCCTCTCGACCCTGGACGACGGCACGACGCCGGCGTACGGCTCGGTGATCCTGGACGAGGCGTTCGACAAGGCCGACACCGAGTTCACCCGCACCGCGATGGACACGTTCCGGGACTTCGGGTTCCACATGATCCTGGCGACGCCGCTCAAGCTGCTGCAGACGCTCGAGGAGTACGTCGGCGGCGTCGGCCTGGCGACGTGCCCGGACGGCCGGGAATCGCGGATCGACGTGGTGGCTCTGGATCCCACGCCGGTCGTGGAGCGCACGTCGGCCGCGTAG
- a CDS encoding DUF1877 family protein, producing MGNHEGYRPSLTAALSGVQCEYARLGADDAVRAAGNDDWVASHVEALADDWVERDVPPGQAQYFTIGLAWGGLHGLLREHGGLSVDVVQGGEPLGLPGVIGNARLLPSSDVATAAAFLTGTPFAELAPLYDAAVCDGCPDPTEHPPEERLDTLAGAYEDLGQFFTAAADAGDAVVLMLN from the coding sequence ATGGGGAATCACGAGGGGTACCGGCCGAGTCTCACCGCGGCACTGAGCGGAGTCCAGTGCGAGTACGCACGGCTCGGCGCAGACGACGCGGTCCGGGCAGCAGGCAACGACGACTGGGTGGCCTCGCACGTCGAGGCGCTCGCGGACGACTGGGTGGAGCGGGACGTCCCGCCCGGGCAGGCGCAGTACTTCACGATCGGGCTGGCCTGGGGCGGGCTGCACGGGCTCCTGCGGGAGCACGGAGGGCTGTCGGTGGACGTCGTTCAGGGAGGTGAGCCACTGGGGCTGCCCGGTGTGATCGGCAATGCCCGCCTGCTTCCGTCGTCCGACGTGGCCACGGCGGCCGCGTTCCTGACGGGGACGCCGTTCGCGGAGCTGGCGCCGCTCTACGACGCCGCCGTCTGCGACGGATGCCCGGACCCGACCGAACATCCGCCGGAGGAGCGGCTCGACACCCTGGCCGGCGCCTACGAGGACCTCGGCCAGTTCTTCACCGCCGCCGCCGACGCCGGCGATGCCGTCGTCCTGATGCTCAACTGA
- a CDS encoding TIGR03557 family F420-dependent LLM class oxidoreductase, whose translation MATIGLAAMLEALHPRDAVELAVYAEERGFSGVMATDRFQPWTARQGQAGFVWDVLGALGERTTGDLGPVAVPGNRMHPAVLAQASATLAAMNPGRHWLGVASGDAVDEHVTGEYWPEAPGRIARLFEAVDLIKKLFAAPPGRDVRFAGQHFRLEATRLWTAPETAPEILVATGGPVTARRAGRQADGLVTMAAPPERLQVLLDRFAAGAREAGKDPDAMPKVVQVPVSWAPDTALAEENLLANPPIGAARLPRSDLRSPHDVAAVARLLRPDDFAGRVLVSDDLGEHRKYLQRLLDLGFDRVYVHDAGPDPRAWIDAYAAQVLPDLTP comes from the coding sequence GTGGCGACGATCGGTCTGGCGGCGATGCTCGAGGCGCTGCACCCGCGGGACGCGGTGGAACTGGCGGTGTACGCGGAGGAGCGCGGCTTCAGCGGCGTGATGGCGACCGACCGCTTCCAGCCGTGGACGGCCCGGCAGGGGCAGGCGGGGTTCGTCTGGGACGTGCTCGGCGCGCTGGGGGAGCGGACCACGGGTGACCTCGGCCCGGTCGCGGTGCCCGGGAACCGGATGCACCCCGCGGTGCTCGCGCAGGCCTCCGCGACGCTGGCGGCGATGAACCCCGGGCGCCACTGGCTGGGCGTGGCGAGCGGCGACGCCGTCGACGAGCACGTCACGGGTGAGTACTGGCCCGAGGCTCCGGGCCGGATCGCCCGGCTGTTCGAGGCCGTCGACCTGATCAAGAAGCTCTTCGCGGCCCCGCCCGGTCGTGACGTCCGGTTCGCGGGCCAGCACTTCCGGCTGGAGGCGACGCGGCTGTGGACCGCCCCGGAGACGGCCCCGGAGATCCTCGTCGCCACGGGCGGTCCGGTCACGGCGCGCCGCGCCGGCCGTCAGGCGGACGGTCTCGTCACCATGGCCGCGCCGCCCGAACGTCTCCAGGTGCTGCTCGACCGGTTCGCGGCGGGTGCGCGGGAGGCAGGCAAGGACCCGGACGCCATGCCGAAGGTCGTGCAGGTCCCGGTGTCCTGGGCGCCCGACACCGCACTGGCCGAGGAGAACCTGCTGGCGAACCCGCCGATCGGAGCCGCCCGGCTGCCCCGGTCCGACCTGCGCTCCCCGCACGACGTCGCCGCCGTGGCCCGCCTGCTCCGGCCGGACGACTTCGCCGGCCGAGTGCTCGTCTCGGACGACCTCGGGGAGCACCGCAAGTACCTGCAGCGCCTCCTCGACCTGGGCTTCGACCGCGTCTACGTGCACGACGCCGGCCCGGACCCCCGCGCCTGGATCGACGCCTACGCGGCCCAGGTCCTCCCCGACCTCACTCCGTGA
- the cofE gene encoding coenzyme F420-0:L-glutamate ligase: protein MHRLTVWAPDGLPEIAPGTDLGAVIGDLLAAQDPQDRPVEGDVVAVTSKIVSKAEGRAIAATDREQAITHETVRVVAVRERPDGPPLRIVENRLGLVMAAAGVDASNTPEGTVLLLPLDPDASARRIRAALRDRFGLGRLGVVVTDTAGRPWRDALVDIAIGAAGISPTDDLRGGTDSHGRPLNVTVTAVADEVASATELVRGKATGRAVAVIRGLARYVTDDDGPGARTLVRPSADDLFREGSREAYERGLADARTSGVPARR from the coding sequence ATGCACCGCCTCACCGTGTGGGCGCCCGACGGGCTGCCCGAGATCGCGCCCGGAACCGACCTCGGCGCCGTGATCGGCGACCTGCTCGCCGCCCAGGATCCTCAGGATCGGCCCGTCGAGGGTGACGTCGTCGCCGTGACCTCGAAGATCGTGTCCAAGGCGGAGGGGCGGGCGATCGCCGCCACGGACCGGGAGCAGGCGATCACCCACGAGACCGTGCGCGTCGTCGCGGTGCGCGAGCGCCCCGACGGCCCGCCCCTGCGGATCGTGGAGAACCGGCTGGGACTGGTGATGGCGGCCGCGGGCGTGGACGCGTCGAACACGCCCGAGGGCACGGTCCTGCTCCTGCCGCTCGACCCGGACGCGTCCGCGCGCCGCATCCGTGCCGCGCTGCGGGACCGGTTCGGGCTGGGCCGCCTGGGCGTCGTCGTCACGGACACCGCCGGCCGGCCGTGGCGCGACGCGCTCGTCGACATCGCGATCGGCGCCGCCGGCATCTCGCCCACCGACGACCTGCGCGGCGGCACCGACAGCCACGGCCGGCCGCTGAACGTCACGGTCACGGCCGTGGCCGACGAGGTCGCCTCCGCCACGGAACTCGTCCGGGGCAAGGCGACGGGACGCGCGGTGGCGGTGATACGCGGCCTCGCCCGGTACGTGACCGACGACGACGGCCCGGGCGCGCGGACGCTGGTCCGCCCCAGCGCCGACGACCTGTTCCGCGAGGGCTCCCGCGAGGCCTACGAACGCGGCCTGGCGGACGCCCGTACCTCAGGAGTTCCCGCGAGAAGGTGA
- the valS gene encoding valine--tRNA ligase has translation MSTPIPAGHTDPATTTTNATTTPAAQVAGADVVRAVVKGVPDRVSADGLEEKLDARWDAEGTFAFDRGRTREQIYSIDTPPPTASGSLHVGHVFSYTHTDLVARYKRMRGYEVFYPMGWDDNGLPTERRVQNYYGVRCDPSLPYVENFEPPHQGTDGKNVKPADQVPVSRRNFIELCERLTTEDEQKFEELWRRLGLSVDWSQTYQTIGADSIGTAQRAFVRNLARGEAYQAEAPGLWDVTFQTAVAQAELEARDYPGHYHKVAFGRPGGEPVFIETTRPELIPAVVALIAHPDDERYQHLFGTTVTSPLFGVEVPVLAHHAAEPDKGAGIAMCCTFGDLTDVQWWRELQLPTRSIVQRDGRITREVPEWIEGGAGEALFGEISGMTTFSARKAIVDALRASGDLAGEPVATQRKANFYEKGDKPLEIVTSRQWYIRNGGRDGELRDELLARGKELDFHPDHMRVRYENWVGGLNGDWLISRQRFFGVPIPLWYPVLASGEVDHENPIVPPEDRLPVDPTSQAPDGFTEDQRGVPGGFVGDADVMDTWATSSLSPQIVAGWERDEDLWQRVFPMDLRPQGQDIIRTWLFSSVVRAHLENGTLPWKNAAISGWILDPDRKKMSKSKGNVVTPMDLLVEHGSDAVRYWAASARLGADAAFEVGQMKIGRRLAIKVLNASKFALSFGLDPESGEGEILLDPAAVTVDLDRAMLAGLATVTEQATAAFEAYDHTRALEVTETFFWTFCDDYLELVKDRAYGDGAGSASGSPETLSARTALAIALDTQLRLLAPYLPFATEEVWSWWRAGSVHRAPWPTAEPLRAAAGGAHATHLTAAGNALAAIRKVKSEAKTSMRAPVLAATLAVPAADLPAVRLAIGDVRSAGRVTGDLTLIETAEGQGDPNVQGGMVTSGVELGEPEPRKKG, from the coding sequence ATGAGTACTCCGATTCCCGCCGGGCACACGGACCCGGCCACGACCACCACGAACGCCACGACAACACCCGCCGCTCAGGTAGCCGGTGCCGACGTCGTCCGCGCGGTGGTCAAGGGAGTACCTGATCGGGTGAGCGCGGACGGACTGGAGGAGAAGCTCGACGCCCGCTGGGACGCCGAGGGCACGTTCGCGTTCGACCGCGGCAGGACCCGCGAGCAGATCTACTCGATCGACACGCCGCCGCCCACCGCGTCCGGCTCGCTGCACGTGGGGCACGTGTTCTCCTACACGCACACCGACCTGGTCGCCCGCTACAAGCGCATGCGCGGGTACGAGGTCTTCTACCCGATGGGCTGGGACGACAACGGCCTGCCCACCGAGCGCCGCGTGCAGAACTACTACGGCGTGCGGTGCGACCCGTCGCTGCCCTACGTGGAGAACTTCGAACCGCCGCACCAGGGCACGGACGGCAAGAACGTGAAGCCGGCCGACCAGGTGCCGGTCAGCCGCCGCAACTTCATCGAGCTGTGCGAGCGTCTCACCACGGAGGACGAGCAGAAGTTCGAGGAGCTGTGGCGGCGCCTCGGCCTGTCGGTGGACTGGTCGCAGACGTACCAGACCATCGGCGCGGATTCGATCGGCACCGCGCAGCGGGCCTTCGTGCGCAACCTCGCCCGCGGCGAGGCGTACCAGGCGGAGGCCCCGGGCCTGTGGGACGTGACGTTCCAGACGGCGGTCGCGCAGGCGGAGCTGGAGGCACGTGACTATCCCGGGCACTACCACAAGGTGGCGTTCGGGCGGCCCGGCGGCGAGCCGGTGTTCATCGAGACCACGCGCCCGGAGCTGATCCCGGCCGTGGTGGCGCTCATCGCCCACCCGGACGACGAGCGCTATCAGCACCTGTTCGGCACCACGGTGACCTCGCCGCTGTTCGGCGTCGAGGTCCCGGTGCTGGCACACCACGCGGCCGAGCCGGACAAGGGCGCCGGTATCGCGATGTGCTGCACCTTCGGCGACCTGACGGACGTGCAGTGGTGGCGTGAGCTGCAGCTGCCGACCCGCTCGATCGTGCAGCGCGACGGCCGCATCACCCGCGAGGTGCCCGAGTGGATCGAGGGCGGCGCCGGCGAGGCCCTGTTCGGCGAGATCTCCGGCATGACGACGTTCAGCGCGCGCAAGGCGATCGTCGACGCCCTGCGCGCCTCGGGCGATCTCGCGGGCGAGCCCGTGGCGACCCAGCGCAAGGCGAACTTCTACGAGAAGGGCGACAAGCCGCTCGAGATCGTCACCTCGCGCCAGTGGTACATCCGCAACGGCGGCCGGGACGGCGAGCTGCGCGACGAGCTGCTGGCCCGCGGCAAGGAGCTCGACTTCCACCCCGACCACATGCGCGTGCGCTACGAGAACTGGGTGGGTGGCCTGAACGGCGACTGGCTGATCAGCCGCCAGCGCTTCTTCGGCGTGCCGATCCCGCTGTGGTACCCGGTGCTGGCCTCCGGCGAGGTGGACCACGAGAACCCGATCGTCCCGCCCGAGGACCGGCTGCCGGTGGACCCGACGTCGCAGGCGCCCGACGGGTTCACGGAGGACCAGCGCGGCGTTCCCGGCGGGTTCGTGGGTGACGCCGACGTGATGGACACGTGGGCGACGTCGTCGCTCTCCCCGCAGATCGTGGCCGGCTGGGAACGCGACGAGGACCTGTGGCAGCGGGTGTTCCCGATGGACCTGCGCCCCCAGGGCCAGGACATCATCCGCACCTGGCTGTTCTCGAGCGTGGTGCGGGCGCACCTGGAGAACGGCACGCTGCCCTGGAAGAACGCGGCGATCAGCGGCTGGATCCTCGACCCGGACCGCAAGAAGATGTCGAAGTCCAAGGGCAACGTGGTCACGCCGATGGACCTGCTCGTGGAGCACGGTTCGGACGCGGTGCGCTACTGGGCCGCCTCCGCCCGCCTCGGCGCGGACGCCGCGTTCGAGGTGGGGCAGATGAAGATCGGCCGCCGCCTGGCGATCAAGGTGCTCAACGCGTCGAAGTTCGCGCTGTCGTTCGGGCTGGACCCCGAGTCCGGCGAGGGCGAGATCCTGCTCGACCCGGCCGCCGTCACGGTGGACCTGGACCGCGCGATGCTCGCCGGGCTCGCGACGGTGACCGAGCAGGCGACCGCCGCCTTCGAGGCGTACGACCACACCCGCGCGCTCGAGGTGACGGAGACGTTCTTCTGGACGTTCTGCGACGACTACCTCGAGCTCGTCAAGGACCGCGCCTACGGCGACGGGGCGGGCAGCGCGTCCGGGTCGCCGGAGACCCTGTCGGCGCGGACGGCACTGGCGATCGCGCTCGACACGCAGCTGCGCCTGCTGGCGCCCTACCTGCCGTTCGCGACCGAGGAGGTCTGGTCCTGGTGGCGCGCGGGCTCCGTGCACCGCGCGCCGTGGCCCACGGCGGAGCCCTTGCGGGCCGCCGCCGGCGGTGCCCACGCCACGCACCTGACCGCGGCCGGGAACGCACTGGCCGCGATCCGCAAGGTGAAGTCCGAGGCGAAGACCTCGATGCGAGCCCCGGTCCTCGCGGCCACCCTCGCGGTGCCCGCCGCGGACCTGCCGGCGGTGCGGCTCGCCATCGGGGACGTGCGGTCCGCGGGCCGGGTGACCGGCGACCTGACGCTGATCGAGACGGCCGAGGGCCAGGGCGACCCGAACGTCCAGGGCGGGATGGTGACGTCCGGGGTCGAACTCGGTGAGCCGGAGCCCCGCAAGAAGGGCTGA